The genomic window TAAGCCGGCGCGAGACGGACATGGAGGCCGACCACAAGGACCTGGCGGAGCAGTTCCAGAAGCTGATCGTGCTGGAGCCTGGCGTTGAGGGACCCGTGCGCGCATTCGCCGCGTCAGTCGAGGACACAGCGCAAGGCCTACGGGGCCTGAGGGAGGCTACGGAGCAGGATTATCTTGGAAGCCTGCGAGACCTGGCTGCGTACAGCGGGGCGCTCAAGAATCTGCTCAAGGCGAGGGAGCAAAAGCAGCTCGATTTTGAGCAGCTGACCGAGTACCTCAACAAGAGCTCCGCCGAGAGGGACGTTTTGGCATCGGGCGGGTACTCGTCCGGAGGTGCGCTGGCTGGCGCTGGAGGATTCATCCGCAGCAAGATCGAAGACGTGCGCGGCGTGGACCACGAGCAGAGCCGGAGAGAGAGGCTGCGGAAGCTCGAGCTCCGGATCGAGGAGCTGACGGTCGAGGTGGAGAGGGCCAAGAAGACGTCTGAGCTGTTCGACGAGGAGGTCATCAGGGAGGTGTCCGATTTTGAACGGATCAAGCGGATTGAGCTCAAGAGGCAGTTTGGCAGCCTGGCACAATCCCACACGGACTTTTACGACGCCACCATCGACGTGTGGGAGAAGTACGTCAAGGAGATGGAAAAGGAGGGCGCCGTGGCTGCTTAGCGACGACCGTCGGCAGTGGTAATTGactatctagttctaggtgtTTATCTTACActcttctcttctcttctctcttctctttttttttttttttttttttttttttttttggggggggggggggggggagtaACTGGGACCTGTCGAATCTTACTTTTGGGGGCACTTGGTCACACAGGATTGTTTAGTAAGTTGGCCCATCAAGGGCGCTTATGTAGGCCGACGCTTGTTAACTGTCGATATCATTTTCGATCTCGTTCTACATCCCACTTTGAAGCCGATTACCACGATATGGACGACCACAAAGTTGTGTTGTGACTGCCTCTTCTCAGACcaatacctaaggtaggtacccaagtTAGGTTCTCAAAGGTTTGGTGGGAGGTACCTCGTATTAactatctagttctagaactaatgAATTTTAGGCAAGCGTCATGCAAGACAACAAAGTATCATTCATGAAAAGCAGAAATACCTAGGTATTTGGTTGGAACTTTGTCACTAACatgacccccccccccccaccccCCCAAGTCCGAAATAGGTGGGGAATACTTCAATTCAAGGTGGGGCCAGTAGCGTGTTCATCTACTTACATAATCAGCACTTCAGTGGAGCTAGGCACGTCAATGGAAGACAAGGGTGTGATGAAAACGCGCTTGGGCTTGGTTGGAGGCGGTGGCTCCAGAAGGCGAAGCTTTGCGACCAGCTATCGCCGTCGTTAATTTGATACATTTGCGGTGGTTGATCTTTAGCAAGAAACCGCATCAATACATCACCTTTGCGGCCCCAGAATTGCGCGCACAGCTCTTTTGATCTCAATCAGTCCATCGATACATATAGGGCATACTAGGAATCGCGCATACACGTTGCATTAGCATTAGGCCGACTGCATCAAGCACGCTTGTTGCCTCGTCAATCTCTCAAGCCGACTGATGACTGCTTGGAGGGCAGTCAGTCGCCTCGGCTACTTCGACAACCCGGTTGGTCATGAGCTAGTTGCATACCTATCCATACGTAAAGAAACAAACCAAGCAATCGAAAGCTAACTTTGTATTTTTTAGAAATGCGATCATAAATCACCTGCTGGAGGCGCTTGACTGACTAGGTCACAACTACTTCACGTCGCCAGTCACGCCTGCCTCACCACATCTACGGTTGTCTTCTCTCTCGATTACCGATTGCTGCTCGATTGAAACCTACCGAAAAGTCGAAAAGGACACGATCATCTTTCAGGGAAAAATGGAGGACGCCTCTAACAGTGGCGGCGAGCCCGACCTCTACGCCTGGGTTGTGATGAGCCAGGAAGTGGAGGTCGAGGTCAATTTTGTCGAGAGACAGCTCACCGGCTTTGCTACACTCTCCATCGTTCCGCTGAATGGCGACAATCACAAATTCGAGACGGTCCGTATCGATGCGCGACAGATGGATATTGACACGGACAAAATCACGGTCAACGGCAACAAGGTCAAGGCCGTCTACCACGATCCATACGACGAACTCGACATTCCCGACGGCTTCAACTGGGATGGCCAGCAGTTCCACTACCAGCAGAAGCGTATCGGTCAAATTCTGACCCGTACGACTCCCGAGGTGCCCGTCTCTGTTCAGAGCAAGAGCGGCCACTCACCATCGTACGGGTCTCTGGAGGTTTCTCTCCGTCCAGAGGAGATTATGGTCAAAAAGGCGGGCTTCAAGATCCGTCTAAAGAACAACGACTTCGAGTCGAGCAAGGTTCTTCAGTACGACATTGTCATACCCTTCCGTTCACGACCATTCAGGGACGGCTTCCAGTTTGTTGGCGTGGAGGAGACCGACACCAGGTATCCTCATTTTTACACGAGGAACTCCGAGGGCCTGGGAATGGCCTCGTGCATTTTTCCTTGTATCGACGACCCCGGCGCAAGGTCCTACTGGACCCTCAAAGTCAAGATCCCACGCACACTGGGTGACGCATTGAAACAGCCACTCCTTACCCAGCGGGCTACTACCAAGAATGGCACCGACGCAGATGAGTCCAGATTTGCCCTGACCGAGGAGGACAAACTCCTCGACATGACCGTCATCGCCTCTGGTATCCTGGTTGGAGAGCACTCGGACAAAGATGACGACTCGAAAAAGACCATGGAGTTTCAGATCACGGGCAAAGAGATGTCCTCGCAACACGTAGGATTTGCCGTGGGTCCCTTTCAGCACGTTGACTTGTGGTCCGAGTTCCGAACAGAagccgacgacgacaagCTTGGAAAATTGGCCATCAAAGTCCACGGCTACTGCCTACCGAGGAGAGAGGATGAGGTGCGATTTACTTGCGAGCCTATGAGCATGGCTGCCGACTTCTTTGCTACAAAATTCGGGCAGTACCCGTTTGACAGCTACAAGATGTGCTTCGTTGACGACATGATCACGGACACGATGCCGCTATGCTCCTTTTCTCTCTGTAGTAGCAGGCTATTGTACCCCCACGACATTATCGACAATGAAAGCgaggtgacgagggagctgGTGCATGCATTGGCTAGCCAATACTTTGGCATCAACATCATTCCAGATACGATATCTGATCTATGGGTTACTATCGGTATATCTCACTACATTACAGATTTGTTCATGCAACAGCTGTGTGGAAACAATCACTACAGGTTTCAGATGAAGACCAGAGCCGACAAGCTGGTTGAGGAGGATGTCAACAGGCTTCCCCTGGATCAACTAGGCTACTATCTGGGTCTCGGCGATTACCAGTTTGAATTCATGGCGCTCAAAGCGCCGTTGGTTCTTTTTGTCCTCGACAAGCGGATGACCAAAAAGGCATCACACAACGGCGTTCGAAGAGTGGTCCTCCGGCTTGTCTCTAGAAGTAACACCGAAGCTAGCGACGTGCGGTTCATATCGTCAGAGTCGTTCAGGAAACAATGCGAGAAGGTGCACAAGGGGGCGCCCCTCGAGCTTTTCTGGCAACAATGGGTCCAGTCAGCCGGCTGTGCCAGGTTTGACATGTCTCAACGGTACAACAAGAAGCACTCCAGGGTTGACTTGACGGTCAGACAGCCTGAGGAAAAGTCACAACTTCCCCAGCCCCCGTTCAACAAGAACAATTTCTGGGGGGTTCTGCAAGACGGACGGCATGTCCCGGCGGCGAAGAAGGAAAACGTCAGCGTCTGGTTCACGGGACCGATCACAATCGGTATCCACGAGGCTAACGGCACCCCGTACGAACATGTCGCTGAGATCCAGAGGACAGGGCCTAGACAATTCAAGGCGATTGAGATGCCCTATAATACCAAGTATAAACGATTAAAGCGTACTAGGAGGCAGAAGGAAAGAGCACAGGCGCTTGTCCAAGCCGGCGAGGGCGGGGAACAAGCTGAAGAGGCGGTTCTCTACTCGCTTGGTGACGTGTTGCAAAGCCCAGAGGAGGAAAAGGAATGGGGTCTGGCAGACTGGACACCCGAACAAGTCAAGGCTATGGAACAGGACTCGTTTGAGTGGCTCAGGATCGACGCAGACTTTGAATGGATCTGCTCCATGAAGACGAACATGCAGCCTTGGATGTATGTCTCGCAACTGCAGCAGGATAGGGACGTGGTTGCACAACAAGAGTCGGTGCTCTGGTTGTCACAAAAGGCCGGAGGAGAGATACTGGCCACCGTGCTTGGCAGGACGCTGATGGACACGCGATACTACCATGGCATTCGCACACAAGCCATCAAAGCGCTGCAGAAGCAAGTGTGGACCAAGGAAGAGGAGAGCCTGGATCCAGACTCTGGCATCGTGAACAAACTAAAGAAGACCGATGCAGGTGGGCTGCGAATTTTGATGAAGGCTTTCAAGGCCTTCTTCTGTTATCCCGACTCTCAGACGCCCCGACCCAACGACTTTTCCAACAAGATGCAGTATGCGGTTCAGAGGGCCATACCAGAGGCCATTGCTCGAGTTCGAGAGAAGGGGCGCTGCCCCCGCGAGGCGCAACAGTTCCTCCTCGAGCAGCTCCAGTTCAACAACAACACGGGCAACGAATACTCTGATCACTTCTACGTGGCGGGCTTGCTAGACGCCCTGGCCACCAGTCTTATTCCAGACAACAGCGTCGAGACGGTTACGTTGCGCAATTCAGATGACCCAGAAACTGCGCTGGATGAAGAGTTCCTCGAGGCTGCGCTACAGATGATTGAGCGTTATCTTAGAATGGACGAGTGGACAAACTCTTACCAGAACATCTGGACAGTCACGGCGCTAGGCTGCAAGCAGAAGCTGATGAAGGCTGGCGTGATCCCCATCTCGGCCATCGATTTCGTGCGATATCTGCAGGACAGCACTCTGGATCTGATTTCGATCAAGGCGTTTGAGGCGCTGGTGGACTTGGGCTTCCTATTCAATAAGAAGATATTGCGGCTCCTGCTGGCATACATGACAACGCACTACTCCCCCTTTATGCGCGACCGCCTTTTCAAGGTGTTCGCATGGGGCGTCGCCGGGCTGGCATTCGGTGAATATGACGAACTGAAGTCAAAAGCCGAACAACAAGCAAAGCTCAaggaagacgacgaggccgaAGATGATCTCGAAGGTGACAGCCTTATGTTGGTTAATGCCGATGCAATCCTGGAGCGCAAAAAAGCCAAGGAAGCCCGTAGGACGACCGTTGGCGCTGCCGTGGCAGAGTTGAGGAAGGAGTTTGGCAAGACAGAGCGACAGGACCTCATGATTGAGATTTGGAGGGCTGCCACCTCCCCCATCATTGGGCTGAAGGAGCAGAGGAGCCTGTTGGATATGTGCGAGACGCTCTTCGAGGCCGACTACTCGTGCAGGGTCACTGTCAGGCATCCGACAAAATGGCACTGTGAGCGAGGCCCAACGGAGCCTAAAAAGCTGGTTATCCACTTCAAGGCCGTTCAGCGGAAGATTACCAAGCGGCCAGAGCCCAAGCCGGAGGAGACGCCTGTCAAGCCAGTCGCTGTGCCGGCTGTGGTTCCGACAgtgacgcccgccgccgcaccTCCTACGTCGGCTCCTACACCAACGGCGGCACTATCGCACACGCCGATGGAAGGAGTGGTTGCGACACCAACTATGCCAGCACCACCCCAGAGGCAAGGCTCCACCAAGATCAAGTTCAATGTGAACAAGGGGGTGGACAAGTCTCGGCAAAACAGTACCACGCCGCTGCCAAAAGCATCAACCACATTACCGAAACCATCGACCGCGTTGCCAAAAGTCTCAACCACGTTACCGAAACCATCAACCACATTGCCCAAAGTTTCAACGTTGCCAAAAGTGTCCACGTTGCCAAAAGTATCAAGCACGGTATCAAAAGTATCAAGCACAGCGTCGGCCATTGCGGAATCACCGTCTACTAAGGTTCTGGGTGGCTCCATCTCCTCATCTCCTTCCACCATGCAACCTACATCAACGCCTACGACTCAGCGAACGGCTCTGCCTTCAGGAAGCATCAGTGGAAATGGAGCTTTGGCTAAGAAGCCAAGCAAGCTAATCAGCACTCCTGTCAATGGCAGCATCAAGAGAAAGTTGGACGACGCATCGGGACCGCCGTCTAAATCGCCGCGACCCACCAAAATCGTCAGGGTGCGGTTGCCACAGTACATTAACAAGTTGCGGCCCGACACGCGGCAGCAGATTCTTAGAGAGAACGCGCTCAAGGCCACATCCAGCCGCCAACATAGCTCCACCGGCGACGGCTCGATAACAGCTAAGCCGGCTAGGAAGCCGTTGCCGTCCGGGTCTGCTCCCACCTCGTCTTCGACACCTCAGCAGCAAAAGGTGCGCAAGCCGCTGCCCAACAAATCGTCGCCGGCTACTACAAGTGTCAgtgagaagaaggaggcACCACCGGCACTCCCACCGCTTGACCCGGTGCGCGCTGTCCAGGCGCAGTCTGCCACTGCGGCAAGCCCGAGCCCCTCATCTGGAACTAAACTGAAGATTAAGTTCAAGGTGAAGCCGTCGCAGCCTCCGCCCCAATGAAAAGCGAAGCAGACAGGACGACTCTTGTttggtcttcttttttttcttttttcttttctctgtaTAAATAATAACTTGGAACCAGGGCAAAATatgggcaggcaggcaggcatcaGGTTGAAAGCGATCATTTTTGCTCGGGGCGTCATTGGAAGGGGAAAATAAGGATATTTGGATTTTTTCCTGTGTTTATTCTTATCCTTATAGTTGTGTGCGGTAGATAGCGATGTCTATTTATACGAATCTCTGAGCTTGTGATATAAGTTTATGATCAGTGGGCTAACGTTACAGAACTGCCAGACATGTTTGTCTCGTGGTGTTGGATGGTCTAGATTGGGCCGAACTTGATCATTTGTGCGGGTGACAGGATACTATCCCAGTGGCTGGATGACCTTGGTTGTGCTGAGCGGCCCCTAGGCATCTTGAGAACGGGCATGCCACCAGTAAGACAATGATGTTTCGTTGTCCCATGAGGATCCGGGGGTTGACTGGTGTCtattgcagaaaaaaaagaaaaaaaaagattactACAGAGTTTGCTTTCATccagcgctcggccccgggcTTCCGTCTCGATCGGCCATCACTTCGTCCCGGTCGCGCGACCGTCGCCCTCCCCtctcatcgtcatcatcagtAATCCTCCCCTCGTCATCGCTGCTCCGATCCCGACTCCCCGCCCGCTCCCTCTCGTTTCCATTCTCCTCGGCCTCCCGtcgcttctcctcctcctcttcctcttccaaAAGATCCTCCAAGTCACCCAGCGGGCTAACCCTAGGCTCCAACTCGTCCAGATCCTCCAGCACGTCCCTCCTGGTGAGCTTGAACAAGCTCGTGGCGCAAACCCTGTCCTTGGTGAGCAGGTCGTCGGCAAACTCGTCCATGTACGTCAGGCTCGTCCCCGCCCGCCCTTTTCTCCGCAGCTTCCTCCTATCCTCGAGGAACGGCTCCAGCGTCCGAAACACATCCGCGCTGGTCCGGGTCAGCCGCACGTAGAAGATGGCCAGCGCCCTCAGGTACTTGAACTTTTCGCCGCCAAACTTGAGGTACTCGGCCAGGATGGAGTCGTCGGGCCCCAGCTGCAGCAGCTTGAACGCCAGACAGAGAAACGGGGTGGGTTTTTGGGACTGGCCCACCACGCCGCCAATGTACGTGACGTGGTCGACGACGCGGTCCACAATGTCGGCTTCGTTCACGCCGAAGCACTGCTCTTTCCAAAAGTAGGATTCGGTTATGCGGTCGACCACGGCCTTTTCCATAATGCGGGCCCGGTTGAGGCCGTTGGGCGCGAGCGTGGCGGAGGATGTGCCGCGCTCGTCAAGGAACTTGTGTTCCGAGGCTTGGTGTATTTTCCCCATTTtcttgttctgtttgttcttTTACTTTTCTTGAATAAAATTTGAATGCTGACTCCTTTGGGTTTGCCTATAGAGCCTCTTTGGGCTATCGGTGTACAGGGGAAATCATATCCCAGAACCCACAAGCTTCGATATCATCCGTAGAACCAAACGAGCAGGGGATGTTACAGAAGGGGTCCCAGAAAGTGGGGCCTACCATTCGCCCGTCTTTCTTTGGGTAACATGAAAGAAGCAGCTTTATCGACCCTTTGTCGATAGTTGCCCGGTCAGCAAGCCCCACACACTTCCGAGTTAAACAAACTACGTCAGAACAGCCATTCCCCGTTCCCAAAATCGCGCCACTCGCTGCGTGTATGGGGGTGCGAGATTATTCACCGGCCCGCTTGCTACGGTTTTACAAAGGATATCATAATTGCCGCGTTTAGTGAAATCCCACTCTTACCAATTGTCGGACAAACACAGTCGTTCAATGTCGGTAAACCTCAGTCGGTACAACGAACTAGCGAATTAATTGTACATTCAGCAAAAGGGAGGACAGCAAAAGTGCACAGCAGACTGCCTTCCTGGTACACGGCGTGTATTCAAACCAGACAAGCCTGAAATAAAataagaagagagaaaaaaaataacaacaacaaaaatgcTCATCACATCATCCCAGGCCTCAGTAGCACTGACGGCAATTATAGGTTAGTCTCCTTTTATCTTCTCCCCCTTCCGAGAATACGTCTCTCTCCAATTGGGTGTGACAGACACTCACAAAACAACAACCAACATCAACACCAAAACAGTTGTCGCCTGCACTCTCGCCCTCTTCCTATCCGGCTATGCGATCCAGCAACGGACGCTCCGCGACCTCCGCGCCGCCATCAAGCCGCCGCCCCGCCCGTCGCCGCAGGTCTACATCCAAGAGAGTGCCGGGTggcaggccgccgccgccaagggaGAGTACGACAATGACGACTTTGAGAGTGGCGGCGATGGTGACAGCAGCAGTGCCGTGGGCAACGATGACGATCCCTTCATCGAGGTCGAGGTCAAGGACAGCAGAGGCTCCATGCTTTCCAtgtttggtggtggtggcaaaGGCCAcaagctggcggcggcggatgcGGCCCAGAAGCCGATGAGCAGGGTcgagaggaggaggaagatcAAGGAGGACATACAGAAGCTGTCGCAGGGCGAGTCGCCCGTGTACTACCAACGGCGGCTGTGGTGAATAGGATTTCCCTTTTTGGGTAGTTTTGGAAATGGTGACGGTACGGACCAAGTTGTACGGATGAACATTGATCTATACGGGACCTCGCAGGCCTTTCTGTGCCGAGGGTTTCTCTGGACCGGTTCCAGAACGGGCGTAGAATGGCGTTATTTTGGGAATTTTGAAAGCCATGTTTTTGGGCTGATTTGGTATACGATACGCAATGTATATAGTTTTGATACGACACAGGAGCATCATGGCTTCACAGAGTAAAATGAATTGGATGACATGCATCAAAGTGGATCTAAACAAGGTATATAAAACGTCTACAACGTACCGCATGGGATAGAAGAAGAAACCATATAGTCTAAGCAAATCTCTTCACCCTACTGAAGATAAAGGGCCGGTCATTCTTGAGCGGGAACTCGGCCAGGTCGTCGGTCAGCCGGTTGTAGCTGTAGTGGCCTTTCCAGGCCAGCTTGTTGTTCTTGGCCAGCTTTCCTGCCGTCTTGAGCGCGAGGTCGAGACGGTACATGTACTTGCCGATGCCCTCCGTCTCGATGAACAGGTCCTCCTCGGTTTCAGGAGGTTCTTCTTGCTTGCCCTCTCCCTCTGCCTTGCTTGCGTCGTCGAAGAGTTGGGAAACGGCGGACCCTAGCCGCCAACGGCCCTTGAGCGCGTTCTGCATGACGATTGAAGGGAGGTGGCCTGACGCACCCTGGCGGTGTAGTTGGAGCGACTCCTTGGTCAGGTGTTGCACCACTGGTTGCCAATGTCAGCCATATATACCTGGGTCAACCTGCTTCATTTGATTTTTAATTAG from Pyricularia oryzae 70-15 chromosome 4, whole genome shotgun sequence includes these protein-coding regions:
- a CDS encoding TATA-binding protein associated factor Taf2; amino-acid sequence: MEDASNSGGEPDLYAWVVMSQEVEVEVNFVERQLTGFATLSIVPLNGDNHKFETVRIDARQMDIDTDKITVNGNKVKAVYHDPYDELDIPDGFNWDGQQFHYQQKRIGQILTRTTPEVPVSVQSKSGHSPSYGSLEVSLRPEEIMVKKAGFKIRLKNNDFESSKVLQYDIVIPFRSRPFRDGFQFVGVEETDTRYPHFYTRNSEGLGMASCIFPCIDDPGARSYWTLKVKIPRTLGDALKQPLLTQRATTKNGTDADESRFALTEEDKLLDMTVIASGILVGEHSDKDDDSKKTMEFQITGKEMSSQHVGFAVGPFQHVDLWSEFRTEADDDKLGKLAIKVHGYCLPRREDEVRFTCEPMSMAADFFATKFGQYPFDSYKMCFVDDMITDTMPLCSFSLCSSRLLYPHDIIDNESEVTRELVHALASQYFGINIIPDTISDLWVTIGISHYITDLFMQQLCGNNHYRFQMKTRADKLVEEDVNRLPLDQLGYYLGLGDYQFEFMALKAPLVLFVLDKRMTKKASHNGVRRVVLRLVSRSNTEASDVRFISSESFRKQCEKVHKGAPLELFWQQWVQSAGCARFDMSQRYNKKHSRVDLTVRQPEEKSQLPQPPFNKNNFWGVLQDGRHVPAAKKENVSVWFTGPITIGIHEANGTPYEHVAEIQRTGPRQFKAIEMPYNTKYKRLKRTRRQKERAQALVQAGEGGEQAEEAVLYSLGDVLQSPEEEKEWGLADWTPEQVKAMEQDSFEWLRIDADFEWICSMKTNMQPWMYVSQLQQDRDVVAQQESVLWLSQKAGGEILATVLGRTLMDTRYYHGIRTQAIKALQKQVWTKEEESLDPDSGIVNKLKKTDAGGLRILMKAFKAFFCYPDSQTPRPNDFSNKMQYAVQRAIPEAIARVREKGRCPREAQQFLLEQLQFNNNTGNEYSDHFYVAGLLDALATSLIPDNSVETVTLRNSDDPETALDEEFLEAALQMIERYLRMDEWTNSYQNIWTVTALGCKQKLMKAGVIPISAIDFVRYLQDSTLDLISIKAFEALVDLGFLFNKKILRLLLAYMTTHYSPFMRDRLFKVFAWGVAGLAFGEYDELKSKAEQQAKLKEDDEAEDDLEGDSLMLVNADAILERKKAKEARRTTVGAAVAELRKEFGKTERQDLMIEIWRAATSPIIGLKEQRSLLDMCETLFEADYSCRVTVRHPTKWHCERGPTEPKKLVIHFKAVQRKITKRPEPKPEETPVKPVAVPAVVPTVTPAAAPPTSAPTPTAALSHTPMEGVVATPTMPAPPQRQGSTKIKFNVNKGVDKSRQNSTTPLPKASTTLPKPSTALPKVSTTLPKPSTTLPKVSTLPKVSTLPKVSSTVSKVSSTASAIAESPSTKVLGGSISSSPSTMQPTSTPTTQRTALPSGSISGNGALAKKPSKLISTPVNGSIKRKLDDASGPPSKSPRPTKIVRVRLPQYINKLRPDTRQQILRENALKATSSRQHSSTGDGSITAKPARKPLPSGSAPTSSSTPQQQKVRKPLPNKSSPATTSVSEKKEAPPALPPLDPVRAVQAQSATAASPSPSSGTKLKIKFKVKPSQPPPQ
- a CDS encoding pre-mRNA-splicing factor 38A; protein product: MGKIHQASEHKFLDERGTSSATLAPNGLNRARIMEKAVVDRITESYFWKEQCFGVNEADIVDRVVDHVTYIGGVVGQSQKPTPFLCLAFKLLQLGPDDSILAEYLKFGGEKFKYLRALAIFYVRLTRTSADVFRTLEPFLEDRRKLRRKGRAGTSLTYMDEFADDLLTKDRVCATSLFKLTRRDVLEDLDELEPRVSPLGDLEDLLEEEEEEEKRREAEENGNERERAGSRDRSSDDEGRITDDDDERGGRRSRDRDEVMADRDGSPGPSAG